In Tachysurus vachellii isolate PV-2020 chromosome 3, HZAU_Pvac_v1, whole genome shotgun sequence, one genomic interval encodes:
- the thbs3b gene encoding thrombospondin-3b translates to MEGATLLSKMTLFLHVALIFHPTNCSEMKVIDALALSGGLRMAAAVEDLVGGLEKMKEVYVTSTFRLPPKLGGMLLGIYGKDDGKKYLEITVIGKITKVLVRYLRSDGKLHSLNLHNPALSDGRSQSLILRVGGLRKSHISFELYINCRLIDSAHGLPSLAKLPQKVESVEVRSGERNFARMQGSVESLKLALGGSLPKAGLLTDCSLQGDSTQHNTVGSDINTLLGDHTKALIGQLIIFNQIMGNLREDMREMTKEMSLIRNTILECQVCGFNEPQSRCQSKPCYDGVACVDVLESPGYRCGSCPAGTTGNGTHCQDIDECEAQPCFSPHMCVNSVKGFRCESCPPGFSGPELSGVGMDFARNHIQECVDIDECAAQTGACVPNSVCINTAGSFQCGPCKSGFVGNQTSGCFLRRTCDLLGYDPCDVNAHCVMERSSEVSCVCNVGFAGNGNICGVDSDLDGYPDEALPCIDNDKHCRADNCGSTPNSGQEDTDGDGLGDQCDEDADGDGIKNMEDNCRLMPNKDQQNSDTDSYGDACDNCPNVPNGDQRDTDSNGVGDSCDNDIDGDGIPNMLDNCPKIPNAMQTDRDDDGVGDACDSCPEVNDPTQSDVDNDLVGDICDTNQDTDGDGLQDTRDNCPEIPNSSQVDSDNDGIGDDCDDDDDNDGVPDDSYPGPDNCRLIPNPNQKDSDADGVGDVCESDFDNDKVSDVMDACPENADITTTDFRAFQTVILDPHGDSQIDPNWVVLNQGMEIVQTMNSDPGLAVGYTAFNGVDFEGTFHVNTMTDDDYVGFIFAYQDSSSFYVVMWKQTEQTYWQNLPFTALAEPGLQLKAVKSRTGPGEYLRNALWHTANTHGEVTLLWKDPRNVGWSDKTSYRWSLSHRPQVGYIRVRLYEGTALVADSGVVIDTSMKGGRLGVFCFSQENIIWSNLGYRCNDTIPDDFYLHHKQLNLRTGA, encoded by the exons ATGGAGGGAGCGACTTTACTTTCGAAAATGACGCTTTTTCTGCACGTGGCGCTGATTTTTCATCCCACAAACTGCTCGGAAATGAAAG TAATCGATGCGTTGGCGTTGAGCGGTGGCCTTCGGATGGCGGCGGCGGTGGAGGATTTGGTGGGAGGTTTGGAGAAAATGAAGGAAGTGTATGTGACCTCCACGTTCCGTCTCCCGCCTAAACTGGGAGGTATGCTGTTGGGAATCTACGGCAAAGACGACGGCAAGAAATACCTGGAGATCACCGTCATCGGCAAGATCACTAAAG TGTTAGTAAGATATTTGCGCTCTGATGGGAAGCTCCACTCGCTGAATCTGCATAACCCCGCCCTCTCTGACGGTCGGAGCCAATCCCTCATCCTGAGAGTGGGCGGACTCAGAAAGAGCCACATCAGCTTTGAGCTCTACATTAACTGTCGTCTGATTGACTCCGCCCACGGGCTGCCCTCATTGGCCAAGCTGCCTCAGAAGGTGGAGTCTGTGGAGGTCCGGAGCGGAGAAAGGAATTTCGCCCGAATGCAG ggttcaGTGGAGTCTTTAAAGCTGGCTCTTGGTGGTTCTCTCCCTAAAGCTGGGCTCCTCACTGACTGCTCACTGCAGGGAgactcaacacaacacaacacag TGGGCAGTGACATTAACACCTTGCTGG GTGATCACACTaaggctctgattggtcagttgaTCATCTTCAATCAGATTATGGGGAATTTGAGAGAAGACATGAGGGAAATG acCAAGGAGATGTCTTTAATCAGGAACACCATCCTGGAGTGTCAAGTGTGTG GTTTCAATGAGCCTCAGTCTCGGTGTCAGTCTAAGCCGTGCTATGACGGTGTTGCGTGTGTAGATGTTTTGGAGTCTCCAGGGTATCGGTGTGGCTCGTGTCCTGCAGGAACCACAGGCAACGGCACACACTGCCAGGACATTGATGAG tgtgaggcACAGCCATGTTTCTCTCCTCACATGTGTGTGAACAGTGTGAAGGGGTTCCGCTGTGAGTCGTGTCCACCAGGGTTCTCTGGGCCTGAGTTGAGTGGAGTCGGCATGGATTTCGCCCGGAACCACATACAG gagtgtgtggaCATAGACGAGTGTGCGGCACAAACCGGCGCCTGCGTCCCCAACTCCGTCTGCATCAACACAGCG ggttCGTTTCAGTGCGGTCCGTGTAAGTCGGGTTTCGTGGGGAATCAGACGTCGGGCTGTTTTCTCAGGAGAACGTGCGATCTGCTTGGCTACGATCCGTGTGACGTCAACGCTCACTGTGTGATGGAGCGCAGCAGTGAGGTCTCCTGTGTG TGTAACGTGGGGTTTGCAGGGAACGGGAACATCTGCGGCGTCGACTCTGACCTCGATGGCTATCCAGATGAAGCGCTTCCCTGCATCGATAACGATAAACACTGCAGAGCG GATAACTGTGGCTCCACTCCGAACTCTGGTCAAGAGGACACGGATGGCGACGGTCTCGGGGATCAGTGTGACGAAGACGCGGACGGAGATGGAATAAAGAACATGGAG GATAATTGTCGTCTAATGCCCAATAAGGACCAGCAGAACTCAGACACTGACTCGTACGGTGATGCGTGTGATAACTGTCCAAATGTCCCAAATGGAGATCAGCGGGACACGGACAGTAACGGCGTGGGAGACAGCTGTGATAACGACATCGATGGAGACG GAATCCCCAACATGCTGGATAACTGCCCGAAAATTCCCAACGCCATGCAGACGGACCGCGATGACGACGGAGTGGGAGACGCGTGTGACAGCTGTCCTGAGGTCAACGACCCCACTCAG TCGGATGTTGATAATGACTTGGTGGGAGACATCTGTGATACTAACCAGGACAC TGACGGCGACGGTCTCCAGGACACGAGGGACAACTGCCCTGAAATCCCCAACAGCTCTCAGGTTGACTCGGATAACGACGGCATTGGAGACGATTGTGACGATGATGACGACAACGATGGAGTTCCAGACGATTCTTATCCCGGGCCTGATAACTGCAGACTCATCCCCAACCCTAACCAGAAAGACTCAGacg CTGATGGAGTGGGTGACGTGTGTGAGAGCGACTTTGATAATGATAAAGTGAGCGACGTGATGGACGCCTGTCCCGAAAACGCTGACATCACCACGACAGACTTCCGAGCCTTCCAGACAGTCATCCTGGATCCGCACGGAGATTCCCAGATCGATCCCAACTGGGTGGTACTCAATCAG GGGATGGAGATCGTACAGACGATGAACAGTGACCCTGGTTTGGCTGTGG GCTACACAGCGTTCAACGGCGTGGATTTTGAGGGAACTTTCCACGTGAACACGATGACGGACGACGACTACGTGGGCTTCATCTTTGCCTATCAGGACTCGTCCAGCTTCTATGTGGTGATGTGGAAGCAGACAGAGCAGACGTACTGGCAGAACCTGCCGTTCACTGCGCTGGCTGAACCGGGCCTGCAGCTGAAG GCCGTCAAGTCTCGCACAGGTCCAGGTGAGTATCTGCGTAACGCACTGTGGCACACTGCCAACACACACGGAGAGGTGACGCTGCTCTGGAAGGATCCCAGGAACGTAGGATGGAGCGATAAAACGTCATACCGTTGGAGCCTCAGTCATCGTCCGCAGGTCGGATACATCAG aGTGCGTCTGTATGAAGGCACCGCTCTAGTCGCTGACTCCGGCGTGGTGATCGACACCTCGATGAAAGGAGGACGTCTGGGTGTTTTCTGCTTCTCACAGGAGAACATTATCTGGTCCAATCTCGGCTATCGCTGTAACG ATACGATCCCGGATGATTTTTACCTCCACCACAAACAGTTGAACCTCAGGACAGGAGCGTAG